In Synechococcus sp. KORDI-52, one genomic interval encodes:
- a CDS encoding vitamin K epoxide reductase family protein, whose product MGTTRLVSRRRQDSGAKWARIAMAVLATAGLIDTGSITLKRWGLLGNLTCPMGADGCDKVLNSAWGTVFSGIPLSMVGVLAYGAVLLMALLPLLPGLQENKSDLSRRTWWGLFTVSLAMAVFSGVLLGVMLLKIQAFCFFCVLSAGLSLALFVLSIVGGGWDDLGQLLFRGVLLALAVLLGGLIWASVVDPNRPEAVASGSRAAPLVTTESTPASIALAEHLTSSGAVMYSAYWCPHCHEQKELFGKQASKQLKVVECAPDGENNQADLCRSKALEGFPSWEINGSIDSGVKGLDTLAELSGYKGDTDF is encoded by the coding sequence ATGGGCACCACCCGTCTCGTGAGCCGACGACGCCAGGATTCCGGCGCCAAATGGGCACGCATCGCCATGGCGGTGCTGGCCACTGCGGGGCTGATCGACACCGGTTCGATCACCCTGAAGCGCTGGGGTTTGCTCGGCAATCTCACCTGTCCGATGGGGGCCGACGGTTGCGACAAGGTGCTCAACAGTGCCTGGGGGACGGTCTTCTCAGGGATTCCGTTGTCGATGGTGGGGGTGCTGGCCTACGGCGCCGTGCTGCTGATGGCCTTGCTGCCCTTGCTGCCGGGCTTGCAGGAAAACAAAAGTGACCTGTCGCGCCGCACCTGGTGGGGCCTGTTCACGGTCTCCCTGGCCATGGCTGTTTTCAGCGGCGTGCTGCTGGGGGTGATGTTGCTCAAGATTCAGGCCTTCTGCTTCTTCTGCGTTCTTTCTGCAGGCCTTTCCCTGGCCTTGTTCGTGTTGTCCATCGTTGGTGGCGGTTGGGACGACCTGGGCCAGCTGCTGTTCCGAGGTGTTCTCCTGGCTCTGGCGGTGCTGCTGGGGGGCTTGATCTGGGCGTCGGTGGTGGATCCGAATCGACCCGAGGCCGTGGCCAGCGGATCCCGGGCTGCTCCGCTCGTCACCACCGAAAGCACGCCCGCCTCGATCGCCTTGGCTGAGCACCTCACCAGCAGTGGTGCCGTGATGTATTCCGCCTACTGGTGCCCCCATTGCCATGAGCAGAAGGAACTGTTCGGCAAGCAGGCCTCGAAGCAGCTCAAGGTGGTGGAGTGCGCGCCGGACGGTGAGAACAACCAGGCCGATCTTTGTCGCAGCAAAGCGCTGGAGGGCTTCCCCAGCTGGGAGATCAACGGCAGCATCGATTCCGGTGTGAAAGGGCTCGACACCCTGGCGGAACTCAGCGGCTACAAGGGTGACACCGACTTCTGA
- a CDS encoding DUF3120 domain-containing protein, which translates to MIGGTWQTTAPARSWSFPVARIAAAMVVLPVFLQAPWVRLNPFSATLFTGVLIAAGLVMHQSRSETTSELGSILIGFSGSWLAGCIFWGWLRAHPVLHIPVEAFALPLALGGLQGRWRLAATFYLSSLVGTACTDLAMAATGVMQFWPEVVTASLDQAPLLLHQAGLHLLHPLPLAILVVAAGLVLMAGRWLNRSSQSLVAGAGTMAAAVLITTLWVDGLFLLSALVQPGLSGLIE; encoded by the coding sequence TTGATCGGCGGCACCTGGCAAACCACAGCCCCCGCTCGGTCGTGGTCCTTCCCCGTGGCTCGCATTGCCGCTGCAATGGTGGTGCTGCCGGTGTTCCTACAGGCCCCCTGGGTTCGTCTGAATCCTTTTTCGGCCACCTTGTTCACGGGCGTCTTGATCGCAGCTGGCCTGGTGATGCATCAGAGCCGCTCAGAAACGACCTCTGAGCTGGGTTCCATCTTGATCGGCTTCAGCGGCAGCTGGCTGGCGGGTTGCATTTTCTGGGGATGGCTGCGAGCCCACCCCGTCCTGCACATCCCGGTGGAAGCCTTCGCTCTGCCCTTGGCGTTAGGCGGCCTTCAGGGACGCTGGCGCCTTGCAGCGACGTTTTATTTGTCCTCTCTGGTGGGCACAGCCTGCACGGATCTGGCGATGGCGGCCACCGGAGTGATGCAGTTCTGGCCGGAGGTGGTCACAGCCTCTCTTGACCAAGCACCACTGCTTCTGCATCAAGCAGGCTTACATCTTCTTCACCCCCTTCCTCTGGCCATCCTTGTCGTGGCCGCCGGTCTGGTTCTGATGGCCGGGCGTTGGCTGAACAGGAGCAGCCAGAGCTTGGTGGCTGGGGCCGGAACCATGGCGGCGGCTGTGTTGATCACCACCCTTTGGGTGGATGGCTTGTTCCTGCTCTCAGCATTGGTGCAACCCGGGCTCAGTGGCCTGATCGAGTGA
- the psbU gene encoding photosystem II complex extrinsic protein PsbU, whose translation MKRLLSWLTGALLMASLMAGLVLPSSVYADDDLRDKYSGNVIRNVVDDKIAEREGKVDLNNSSVRRFQQFPGMYPTMAGKIVLGGPYDSVDDVLSLDLTERQQELFAKYRDNFTVTPPSIALNEGDDRINDGQYR comes from the coding sequence ATGAAGCGGCTTCTGAGCTGGCTGACCGGCGCACTGTTGATGGCAAGTCTGATGGCAGGTCTTGTGCTTCCAAGCAGTGTCTATGCCGACGACGACCTTCGCGACAAGTATTCCGGCAACGTGATCCGCAACGTTGTTGACGACAAGATTGCTGAACGTGAAGGCAAGGTCGACCTGAACAATTCCTCCGTACGGCGCTTCCAGCAATTCCCTGGGATGTACCCGACGATGGCTGGAAAAATCGTTCTCGGCGGTCCCTATGACAGCGTGGATGACGTGCTCTCTCTTGATCTGACCGAGCGTCAGCAGGAACTTTTCGCCAAATACCGCGACAACTTCACCGTCACACCCCCCTCCATTGCGTTGAATGAAGGAGACGACCGCATCAACGATGGCCAGTACCGCTGA
- the nadB gene encoding L-aspartate oxidase, with translation MAQPRSSDPIPSGPWDVVVIGAGAAGLMTCLDLPPGLKVLLLNRNTGRRSSSRWAQGGIAAVTRKEDSAESHAEDTVLAGAGLCDGDAVRLLVQEAPHCVERLGQLGMAFDRDQNGLSTTLEAAHSHRRVLHVQDRTGRALVDVLRDRVEQRPGLLHRRGVRVTQLLVRDGRCCGVQVLDGAHLHGIEARAVVLASGGGGHLFANTTNPAQACGEGIALAWQAGAAVEDLEFVQFHPTAIRLDDAPCFLISEAVRGEGGVLVDAQGGSPVAHLPQRDLSPRDQVSRALMQAMQRQRVKQMWLDFATIPRDQVERRFPTILDRCDELGLNPLERPIPVAPAAHYWMGGVATDLQAATTLPGLYAVGEVACTGLHGANRLASNSLMECLVFAHRLKEIELGPAPTALATSSVQPLTLDLDGSSSSQLIDAIERLRQLCWRRAGVERSSAGLREALATVQEDEQRLEQQALLQALLQQEPSAPRLLAENSRRDLNLLLDLHHRLLTSRLMLQACLFRGESRGGHFRSDAPAPLPQWRQHSRQQRQKAIITRAVRD, from the coding sequence ATGGCCCAGCCCCGCAGCTCTGATCCCATCCCTTCAGGTCCTTGGGACGTGGTGGTGATCGGTGCCGGGGCTGCAGGCTTGATGACCTGCCTTGACCTGCCCCCTGGGCTCAAGGTCCTTCTGCTAAATCGCAACACGGGGCGACGCTCTTCCAGCCGCTGGGCCCAGGGGGGTATCGCTGCGGTAACCCGCAAGGAAGACAGCGCCGAGAGCCATGCCGAAGACACCGTCTTGGCAGGGGCAGGGCTGTGCGACGGCGATGCCGTACGGCTGCTGGTGCAGGAGGCACCCCATTGCGTGGAACGCCTGGGGCAACTGGGCATGGCCTTCGACCGGGATCAAAACGGTCTGTCCACCACGCTGGAAGCGGCCCACAGCCACCGACGGGTGCTGCACGTGCAGGACCGCACAGGACGGGCGCTCGTGGATGTGCTTCGAGACCGTGTTGAGCAACGGCCAGGGTTGCTGCATCGTCGCGGCGTTCGCGTCACCCAGTTGCTGGTGCGCGATGGGCGCTGTTGCGGCGTGCAGGTGCTGGATGGAGCACATCTGCACGGGATCGAAGCCCGGGCCGTGGTACTGGCCAGTGGCGGCGGCGGCCATCTGTTCGCCAACACCACCAACCCTGCCCAGGCCTGCGGCGAAGGCATCGCCCTCGCCTGGCAAGCGGGCGCAGCCGTGGAGGATCTGGAATTCGTGCAGTTCCATCCCACCGCCATCCGCCTGGATGACGCCCCCTGCTTTCTGATCTCCGAAGCCGTTCGCGGTGAGGGCGGGGTGCTGGTGGATGCCCAGGGGGGCAGCCCTGTGGCCCACCTGCCCCAACGCGACCTCTCACCGCGGGACCAGGTGAGCCGGGCCTTGATGCAGGCCATGCAGCGGCAGCGCGTGAAACAGATGTGGCTCGACTTCGCCACCATCCCGCGCGACCAGGTGGAGAGACGCTTTCCAACAATCCTGGACCGCTGCGACGAACTCGGACTCAATCCATTGGAACGGCCGATCCCCGTGGCCCCAGCAGCCCACTACTGGATGGGAGGGGTGGCCACAGACCTGCAGGCCGCCACCACGCTGCCTGGTCTCTATGCCGTAGGAGAAGTGGCCTGCACCGGCCTGCATGGCGCCAACCGGCTGGCGAGCAATTCCCTGATGGAGTGCCTGGTGTTCGCCCATCGTCTCAAGGAGATCGAACTCGGCCCCGCCCCCACGGCCCTCGCCACAAGCTCAGTGCAGCCGCTCACCTTGGACCTCGACGGCAGCAGCAGTTCGCAATTGATCGACGCGATCGAACGGCTGCGACAACTCTGCTGGCGACGGGCTGGGGTGGAGCGATCCTCCGCTGGCCTGCGTGAGGCACTGGCCACGGTGCAGGAGGACGAACAGCGGTTAGAGCAACAGGCTTTGCTGCAGGCGTTGCTGCAGCAGGAGCCCAGCGCACCCCGCCTGTTAGCGGAGAACAGCAGACGCGATCTGAACCTGTTGCTGGATCTCCACCACAGGTTGCTGACCAGCCGTTTGATGCTGCAAGCCTGCCTGTTTCGCGGCGAAAGCCGTGGAGGACACTTCCGCAGTGATGCACCTGCGCCCTTGCCGCAATGGCGCCAGCATTCGCGGCAGCAGCGTCAGAAGGCCATCATCACCCGTGCCGTCCGGGACTAG
- a CDS encoding undecaprenyl-diphosphate phosphatase, with protein sequence MADPSASITLLEACWRDLVLGVVQGLTEFLPISSTAHLKVVPVLLGWGDPGVSATAAIQLGSIVAVVAYFRIDLCQVLRGISRAIRHGQWREPEARLGLAMAVGTLPILVVGLAIKFAWAGGYEQSPMRSVPSIAIVSIVMALLLALAERVGARRKPLSTVSGRDGLMVGLAQAFALLPGVSRSGSTLTAALFDGWQRADAARFSFLLGIPAITIAGLVELKDALAASPGTGPLPLLVGIVSAAVVSWLAIDWLLKFLQRNSTRIFVVYRLLFGLLLLVWWGVHGAH encoded by the coding sequence ATGGCGGACCCCTCTGCATCCATCACTCTGCTGGAGGCCTGCTGGCGCGATCTGGTGTTGGGGGTGGTTCAAGGACTCACCGAATTTCTGCCGATCAGCAGCACGGCCCACCTGAAAGTGGTTCCTGTGCTTTTGGGGTGGGGCGACCCGGGTGTCTCCGCGACCGCCGCAATCCAGCTGGGCAGCATCGTTGCCGTCGTTGCCTATTTCCGCATTGATCTCTGCCAGGTCCTGCGGGGCATCAGTCGCGCCATTCGCCATGGCCAGTGGCGGGAACCCGAGGCCCGTCTGGGACTCGCCATGGCCGTCGGCACCCTGCCGATCCTGGTGGTCGGTCTTGCGATCAAATTTGCCTGGGCCGGGGGTTACGAACAGTCGCCGATGCGCAGTGTTCCCTCCATTGCCATCGTCTCGATCGTGATGGCGTTGCTGCTGGCCCTGGCTGAACGGGTTGGGGCGCGGCGCAAGCCCCTTTCAACCGTGTCGGGCCGGGATGGCCTCATGGTGGGGTTGGCCCAGGCGTTCGCCCTGCTCCCGGGGGTGTCGCGCTCCGGCAGCACCCTCACGGCGGCTTTGTTCGACGGTTGGCAGCGGGCCGATGCAGCACGCTTTTCCTTTCTATTGGGCATCCCCGCCATCACCATTGCGGGGCTTGTGGAGCTCAAGGATGCTCTGGCTGCCAGCCCTGGCACTGGGCCCCTGCCGTTGCTCGTCGGAATTGTTTCGGCTGCGGTGGTGTCGTGGCTGGCAATCGATTGGTTGCTGAAGTTTCTGCAGCGCAACAGCACGCGGATCTTTGTTGTTTACCGGCTGCTGTTTGGGCTGCTGCTGCTGGTCTGGTGGGGCGTTCACGGCGCACACTGA
- a CDS encoding TolC family protein: MRRITAGICLIAGVFSTGVSPALSDEVTEDQSALTDQSTLPDAIELKGGRPQADPSVVAPPLDVLPPPLDQLAAPPSLALPDETSQVRIKELRPLTLEEVLQLAEVNSPTLKAAASQVDQAKSSLREAISAWYPTIDLTASALPEYFNSYSYQNPDFVPDRVVRKPTGRVNPVTGEEITRPVRKDGFNERYGREWRVNASLEVRWDLINPRRVPQIAAARDRFERERNTYLIALRDLRLDTSTAYFDLQEADEGVRIGQAAVRSSLVNLRDARARYNAGVNTKLEVLEAETQLARDRNTLTTNLGRQDLSRRNLSRELDLPQDITPTAATPARPFGLWEPSLQESIVAAYNFREELDRLILDISINNSQANDSLAAVQPVLSFVNTTTASRNEGQTNQPSRSDIDMGDFTYGVQNATALTASWRLFDGGRARAGYRRFKQAAEQSRFNFANTRDQIRFEVEESFIGLRTAMQNIETTSSEVMSSRESLRLSQLRVQAGVSTQREVVDNQRDLTQAEFRYAGAIRDYNTNLARLRRRTGLDALIACDAVSRPSTKPEPGQLSIPIEPTPLKSACPLAIAPESSLNQNESSPVQPLW, from the coding sequence GTGCGTCGGATCACCGCTGGTATTTGTCTCATTGCAGGCGTTTTCTCCACAGGTGTTTCCCCTGCTCTCAGCGATGAGGTCACTGAAGATCAATCAGCGTTGACGGACCAATCCACACTGCCTGATGCCATCGAGTTGAAGGGTGGTCGGCCTCAAGCCGATCCATCCGTCGTGGCACCGCCCCTTGATGTTTTGCCGCCTCCTCTCGACCAATTGGCGGCTCCCCCTTCCCTGGCGCTCCCTGATGAAACGTCTCAGGTGCGCATCAAGGAATTGCGTCCTCTCACCCTGGAGGAAGTTCTGCAGCTGGCCGAGGTCAATAGCCCAACCCTGAAGGCGGCCGCCAGCCAAGTGGATCAGGCCAAGTCTTCTTTGCGCGAAGCAATTTCCGCTTGGTATCCCACCATTGATCTCACGGCCTCCGCTCTTCCTGAATATTTCAACTCGTATTCCTACCAAAATCCGGATTTCGTTCCGGACCGTGTTGTCAGGAAGCCCACAGGCCGGGTGAATCCTGTCACCGGTGAGGAAATCACCCGTCCCGTTAGGAAGGATGGTTTCAATGAGCGTTACGGCCGTGAGTGGCGCGTTAATGCCAGCCTGGAAGTGAGATGGGATCTGATCAATCCCCGACGGGTTCCTCAGATTGCTGCAGCTCGGGATCGCTTCGAGCGGGAGAGGAACACGTATCTCATCGCTTTGCGTGATCTTCGGCTTGACACGTCGACGGCTTACTTCGATCTTCAGGAAGCCGATGAAGGGGTACGCATTGGTCAGGCAGCCGTCAGATCGTCTTTGGTGAATCTTCGCGATGCGCGTGCTCGTTACAACGCAGGTGTGAACACGAAGTTGGAGGTTCTGGAAGCGGAGACCCAGTTGGCTCGCGACCGCAACACCCTGACCACCAACCTCGGCAGGCAGGATTTGAGCCGTCGCAATCTGTCAAGAGAGCTTGATCTCCCTCAGGACATCACTCCAACCGCCGCGACACCTGCACGACCTTTCGGCCTCTGGGAGCCCTCTCTCCAGGAAAGCATTGTTGCTGCCTACAACTTCCGAGAGGAACTCGATCGCTTGATTCTGGATATTTCGATCAACAACAGCCAAGCCAATGATTCTTTGGCTGCGGTACAGCCCGTTCTCAGTTTCGTTAATACCACCACGGCTTCCCGCAATGAGGGCCAAACCAACCAGCCATCCCGTAGTGACATCGACATGGGCGATTTCACCTACGGCGTTCAGAACGCCACGGCATTGACGGCGTCCTGGCGATTGTTTGATGGTGGTCGTGCTCGCGCCGGTTACCGACGTTTCAAGCAGGCCGCTGAACAGAGTCGCTTCAATTTCGCTAACACCCGTGATCAGATCCGCTTTGAGGTAGAGGAAAGCTTCATTGGTTTGCGAACCGCCATGCAGAACATCGAAACCACCTCCAGCGAGGTGATGTCCTCACGGGAGTCTCTGCGTTTGTCCCAGCTTCGGGTTCAGGCTGGCGTCAGCACGCAGCGTGAAGTTGTGGACAACCAGCGTGATCTCACCCAAGCAGAGTTTCGTTACGCCGGGGCGATTCGCGACTACAACACCAACCTGGCTCGGTTGAGACGCCGTACAGGTCTGGATGCCTTGATTGCCTGTGATGCCGTGTCGAGACCTTCCACCAAGCCTGAACCTGGTCAACTATCGATTCCCATTGAGCCAACACCACTGAAGTCAGCCTGCCCCTTGGCGATCGCTCCAGAGTCGTCGCTCAATCAGAATGAGAGCAGTCCTGTTCAGCCTCTGTGGTGA
- a CDS encoding inositol monophosphatase family protein has product MVTLVLSDDQLSAVHLLLDRIRARQLDDFGQIGSDVKPDGSLITDCDRWSDAALVQGLARIAPGEGVLSEEGSKLVPNTQAYWVVDPLDGTTNFAAGIPYWAISVARFTEGRPSEVFLDVPALGQRFVALRGRGATRNNQPLTTETRALTTSACVSLCSRSIRVLQRKPDQRFPGKIRLLGVASLNLVSVAMGQTIASLEATPKIWDLAAAWLVLDELGCPIRWLDADPAQLSAGEDVAERGFPVLAAGSWAQLARFLPWGEALLQP; this is encoded by the coding sequence GTGGTGACGTTGGTGCTCAGTGACGATCAACTGAGCGCCGTCCATCTTTTGCTGGATCGCATTCGTGCCCGTCAGCTTGATGACTTTGGCCAGATTGGATCCGATGTGAAGCCAGACGGTTCCCTGATCACCGACTGTGATCGTTGGAGTGATGCGGCTTTGGTTCAGGGTCTGGCCAGGATTGCGCCAGGTGAGGGGGTCCTCAGCGAGGAGGGCAGCAAACTAGTTCCGAACACGCAGGCGTACTGGGTGGTGGATCCCCTGGATGGCACCACCAACTTTGCGGCGGGTATTCCCTATTGGGCGATTTCGGTGGCTCGCTTCACTGAAGGCCGTCCCAGTGAGGTGTTTCTGGATGTTCCAGCACTGGGGCAGCGCTTTGTTGCATTGCGGGGGCGTGGCGCCACACGAAACAATCAACCGCTCACAACTGAGACACGGGCGTTGACCACCAGTGCCTGTGTTTCCCTGTGCAGCCGCTCGATTCGTGTCTTGCAGCGCAAACCCGATCAGCGATTTCCCGGCAAAATTCGTTTGTTGGGTGTCGCCAGCCTCAATCTGGTGAGTGTGGCCATGGGGCAGACCATCGCTTCATTGGAAGCAACTCCAAAAATCTGGGATCTGGCGGCAGCCTGGTTGGTGCTGGATGAACTGGGCTGTCCGATTCGCTGGTTGGATGCGGATCCAGCACAGCTGTCTGCAGGCGAGGATGTTGCTGAACGTGGTTTCCCCGTTCTGGCTGCCGGTTCGTGGGCCCAGTTGGCGCGTTTCCTCCCTTGGGGTGAGGCTCTGTTGCAGCCTTGA
- a CDS encoding TIGR03279 family radical SAM protein, translating to MWNEPSAGVAVAALDPNSSGRQPQPAVVASVEADSIGEELGFEPGDQLLSINGIRPRDLIDYRYLCVDEELCLEVRDAKGALHRVELEKDADDGLGLAFTEALFDGLRQCNNNCPFCFIDQQPPGRRDSLYLKDDDYRLSFLYGSYLTLTNLGEADWQRIEEQRLSPLFVSVHATDPELRSRLLVNPRAAQVMDQLAWFDQRDLQIHAQVVVCPGLNDGPALERTLNDLASFAAGPWPAVLSAAVVPVGLTRFRPADDGLVPVDPACARRVIAQVEPMQQRFQKVLGTRFAWLSDEWYLVAGLPLPPRDDYEDLPQQENGVGSIRAFLEALDVATEDLPRSVPQTRRCSWVVGQIVAQALQPVADRLNGIEGVEFHLIGLPSPYWGQEQVVTGLLTGQDLLSGLQGRDLGDELLLPSVMLRQGQPLFLDDMTLESLAAQLPVPIRIVKGAADVVASVLGAVGKSPYAP from the coding sequence GTGTGGAATGAGCCATCCGCCGGGGTTGCTGTTGCAGCTCTGGATCCAAACAGCAGTGGTCGTCAACCGCAGCCCGCGGTTGTGGCCTCCGTGGAAGCCGACTCGATCGGGGAGGAGCTGGGTTTTGAACCGGGCGATCAGTTGCTCAGCATCAATGGAATCCGACCGCGGGATCTGATCGATTACCGCTACCTCTGCGTGGACGAGGAGCTTTGCCTGGAGGTGCGTGACGCGAAGGGTGCGTTGCATCGGGTGGAGTTGGAGAAAGACGCCGATGACGGTCTCGGCCTGGCGTTCACCGAGGCTCTGTTCGACGGCTTGCGCCAGTGCAACAACAACTGTCCGTTCTGTTTCATTGATCAGCAGCCTCCAGGTCGGCGCGACAGCCTCTACCTCAAAGACGACGATTACCGGCTGAGTTTTCTTTATGGCTCTTATCTGACCCTGACCAACCTGGGCGAGGCCGACTGGCAGCGGATTGAGGAGCAACGTCTGTCGCCGTTGTTTGTTTCGGTGCATGCCACGGATCCCGAGCTGCGCTCTCGCTTGCTTGTGAACCCGCGTGCCGCCCAGGTGATGGATCAGCTCGCCTGGTTTGACCAGCGTGATCTTCAGATCCATGCCCAGGTTGTGGTCTGCCCGGGGCTGAATGACGGTCCTGCCCTGGAGAGAACGCTTAACGACCTGGCCTCCTTCGCGGCTGGCCCTTGGCCGGCGGTGCTGTCTGCAGCGGTGGTACCGGTGGGACTCACCCGTTTCAGGCCTGCGGACGATGGCCTTGTTCCTGTCGATCCCGCCTGCGCCCGCAGGGTGATAGCTCAGGTTGAACCCATGCAGCAGCGCTTCCAGAAGGTTTTGGGCACCCGTTTTGCCTGGCTTTCGGATGAGTGGTACCTGGTGGCGGGGTTGCCATTGCCGCCCAGGGATGACTACGAAGATCTTCCGCAGCAGGAAAATGGCGTGGGCAGCATCCGCGCGTTCCTCGAAGCCTTGGACGTTGCCACTGAGGATTTGCCCCGTTCAGTTCCCCAAACCCGTCGTTGCAGCTGGGTGGTCGGTCAGATCGTGGCTCAGGCGTTGCAACCCGTGGCCGATCGGCTGAATGGCATTGAAGGTGTTGAGTTTCATCTGATCGGGCTGCCGAGCCCCTACTGGGGGCAGGAGCAAGTGGTGACCGGCCTGCTGACGGGCCAGGATCTGCTCAGTGGCTTGCAGGGCCGTGATCTGGGTGATGAACTACTCCTGCCGTCGGTGATGTTGCGGCAAGGGCAGCCCCTGTTTCTGGATGACATGACCTTGGAATCCTTGGCCGCGCAGCTCCCGGTTCCCATTCGGATCGTGAAAGGGGCGGCTGATGTCGTGGCCTCTGTTCTGGGCGCCGTAGGAAAAAGTCCTTATGCTCCGTGA
- the rimO gene encoding 30S ribosomal protein S12 methylthiotransferase RimO, with product MTSTPTKPTVAFAHLGCEKNRVDTEHMVGLLAEAGYGVSTDECDAAVVVVNTCSFIQDAREESVRTLVGLAEQGKELIIAGCLAQHFQEELLESIPEAKAIVGTGDYQHIVDVLQRVEAGERVNQVSAVPTFVGDEHLPRQRTTDQAVAFLKVAEGCDYRCAFCIIPKLRGDQRSRPIESIVAEAHQLAEQGVQELILISQITTNYGLDLYGKPKLADLLRALGEVEIPWIRVHYAYPTGLTPDVLAAYREVPNVVPYLDLPLQHSHPEVLRAMNRPWQADVNDRLLDQIRDQLPDAVLRTTLIVGFPGETEEHFQHLMRFLERQRFDHVGVFTFSPEDGTAAADLPDRVDPEIAQTRKDALMALQQPISAERNSRWVGRTVDVLIEQHNPQTGEMIGRCARFAPEVDGEVRVLPGADGQQAAPGSLVPVEITGADIYDLSGRIVGARAMVAAARRQG from the coding sequence ATGACAAGCACCCCGACGAAACCGACGGTCGCCTTCGCCCACCTGGGCTGCGAGAAAAATCGAGTGGACACCGAGCACATGGTGGGGCTGCTGGCGGAAGCGGGCTACGGCGTCAGCACCGATGAATGCGATGCCGCCGTGGTGGTGGTTAACACCTGCAGCTTCATCCAGGACGCCCGCGAGGAATCGGTGCGCACCCTGGTGGGACTGGCGGAACAGGGCAAGGAGTTGATCATCGCGGGATGCCTGGCCCAACATTTCCAGGAGGAGTTGCTGGAGTCGATCCCCGAGGCCAAAGCCATCGTGGGAACCGGCGACTACCAGCACATCGTGGATGTGTTGCAGCGGGTGGAAGCGGGGGAGCGTGTCAATCAGGTCAGCGCCGTTCCCACCTTTGTGGGTGACGAACACCTGCCACGCCAACGCACCACCGACCAGGCGGTGGCCTTCCTCAAGGTTGCCGAAGGCTGCGACTACCGCTGCGCTTTCTGCATCATTCCGAAGCTGCGGGGGGATCAGCGCAGCCGACCGATCGAATCCATCGTGGCCGAGGCCCACCAACTGGCGGAACAGGGGGTGCAGGAGCTGATCCTGATCAGCCAAATCACCACCAACTACGGCCTGGACCTCTACGGCAAACCCAAGCTGGCGGATCTGCTGCGGGCCCTGGGCGAGGTTGAAATCCCCTGGATCCGGGTGCACTACGCCTATCCCACCGGGCTGACCCCAGACGTGCTGGCGGCTTACCGGGAAGTGCCCAATGTGGTGCCTTATCTGGATCTGCCGTTGCAGCACAGCCATCCGGAGGTGCTGCGGGCGATGAACCGACCCTGGCAAGCGGATGTGAACGACCGCCTGCTGGATCAGATCCGCGACCAACTCCCCGACGCGGTGCTGCGCACCACGCTGATCGTGGGGTTCCCCGGCGAAACCGAGGAGCACTTCCAGCACCTGATGCGTTTCCTTGAGCGCCAACGCTTCGATCACGTGGGGGTATTCACCTTCTCGCCGGAGGACGGCACGGCAGCGGCGGACCTGCCTGATCGCGTCGATCCCGAGATAGCCCAAACCCGCAAGGATGCCCTGATGGCTCTGCAACAACCCATTTCGGCGGAACGGAACAGCCGCTGGGTGGGGCGCACTGTTGACGTGCTCATCGAACAGCACAATCCGCAAACCGGCGAGATGATCGGTCGCTGCGCCCGCTTTGCGCCCGAAGTGGACGGTGAAGTTCGGGTGCTACCCGGCGCCGATGGTCAGCAGGCCGCGCCGGGCAGCCTGGTGCCGGTGGAGATCACCGGGGCCGACATCTACGACCTCAGCGGG